A single genomic interval of Lathyrus oleraceus cultivar Zhongwan6 chromosome 7, CAAS_Psat_ZW6_1.0, whole genome shotgun sequence harbors:
- the LOC127108490 gene encoding metallothionein-like protein 1: MSGCGCGSSCNCGDSCKCNKRSSGLSYSEMETTETVILGVGPAKIQFEGAEMSAASEDGGCKCGDNCTCDPCNCK, encoded by the exons atgtctggatgtggttgtgGAAGCAGTTGCAACTGTGGTGATAGCTGCAA ATGCAACAAGAGGTCTAGTGGATTGAGCTACTCCGAAATGGAAACCACCGAAACCGTGATTCTTGGCGTCGGTCCGGCGAAGATCCAGTTTGAAGGTGCTGAAATGAGTGCTGCTTCTGAGGATGGTGGCTGCAAGTGTGGTGATAACTGCACTTGTGACCCTTGCAACTGCAAATGA